A stretch of DNA from Tubulanus polymorphus chromosome 6, tnTubPoly1.2, whole genome shotgun sequence:
TTCTCTATGTCGGCGGCCAATCCGACGTCAAAGAAACGGAATCTCAATAGAATTGATgtcaattcatttaataaagaAGGGCCCGAATCAAGACAATCATTAAGGCTAGGATTATCCGAAGTCCGAAAACCGCAATCGAAAACGATCCGAATTGGCGTGGTTTTTTAATCTCGAAAGACAGGGTGATGCGCCAAATAGCGGATTCTATCAGACTTTGATAATTCAGAATCTGACACTTTCTCGATAAACCCTTTCTCTAATTGATCAGAGATTATGTTAGAATACACTCTCAGCATATCTGGAGTTCTCGCTAAACGTTGCAAAGTACCACGAGTACGGTTTGTGACTGCATTGTAATTGGTTGGCAGAGGAGGATGATCCTCTCGCCACGGAAACTTTGCTTGGTACCTGTTATCCCTTTCTTTATCGATATAGTTTGAACAGTAATTATCAAGAAATTTCTGATCGGAATCATGTGTACACTCTGGCATTATACCTATAGACTCTAATGACCAAAAATCCGATGAATCAGGTTGAGAAGTAAGATTGATTAAAACATTAAtcgaatgaaataaagaaaggTCAACAGGGCCAGCAATCAAATAACctaatttagattttagagcaaTCGGGCCAGATTTCGTTCGAATAATTTCATCACAAATGAACTGATAATAGAAATCTGCACCGATGAGTAACTCAACCTCAAAATTCTCAGAATGATCGATAGAATGGGCTAACGTAAGCCCTTTAAATTCGGGTATTTCAACAGTACTAGCAGGTACCAATAGTGGTTCAGTAATCTCGTCTATCACTAAAGCTTGAATAGTAACAGTCGAGCCATCTATGCAATGGACACGAATATCAACAACATCAAAATATCGTATCtgagagttagaactaaatgcCGAAACTTTCAAACTATAACGAGCGTAGATTTCTAAATCTAATGAGTCTACAACCTTCCTAGATACAAACGTTCTTTGTGACCCGTCGTCaaacaaaatattacaaattttagaTTCATTTTGACCTGCAATTCTAGCTACTGCTGTTTTCAACAAAACAGAACTAGCCTGAACTGAATGATTATTTGAACTCTCATATACCGATGAATCTGTACAATTATAGTGATTGACTGACAGTGTAGGTTGTTTCGGTTCGGTTTGGGTGATGATTGTAGAATCACCTGGCGCATCTCTAGACTCCGGTAGAACTATATTACCGTAATTCGAAGGTTTGATTTCTGGAGTAGgagaaatgataccttgtgTACGTAGTTGATGAGTTTTCTCTCGAGTAAAACATAGACTTGAGTGATGTTTCTTCGAACAAAAACGGCAGCGGCCAGATGATTTACAATCTTTCACTAGGTGATCACCCAAACAGTTGAAACACCTCCTTGCTTCTCTAACTAATTTCAACCTCTGTTGAATATCGGTGACAGTAGGGCAATCTGAAGAAAAATGTGCAGAATTAGTACAGAAAATACAAAACTTTCGTTTCTCTCTTGAAAATCTCTGACTTTGATAAGTCTTTCTGGGATTCACTGACTTGGCGTTTGTCAGTAACGAGGTAACATCAGCGTCACATGCAAGCTTAGAAGAGGAaacttcattgaatttatcgcACGATTCGAATATTTGTAACTCCTCTAATATGGCACAACGAAGTTCATCTAATGACCAATCGGAATGTAACTTGTTACACGAACGGGCGATTGTTCGACGAAAATTTAACGGCAATTTTTCCAACATAATTGGCACTAATAACGAGCCATACGAGGATGGTGATCTACCGACGGACTCCAGATGACGAATATAACTTTCGGTTTGATCATAGAAATGTCTCAGTGATACATGATCGTTAGATGGAGgagatatttctaataaagCACGTAAATAACCTTGTTCAATTTTCTGAGATTGGCCGAATCGCTGCTTCAGTAATTTAATGGCTGTACGATAATTCTCTTCGGTTAATGGTAACCCGTCTATACAGCCTTTTGCTTCTCCTAATAACTGACATTTCAAATATGCAAATTTTTCGACATCAGAGAATGAACTGCTACTATGTACTGCAGCGTCAAACAGACCCCAGAAGGTTTGCCAGTTCAAAATATTCCCGTCAAACTTGGGTAATTGTAATTTTGGTAATGTCgatttttgaatatcagaTGTATACCTTTTCGGAGTAGATTCAGTTTTCGTGAGTTTTTCTATACTTTTTGAGTATGTCATTATTtctccaaataaaccagataaataCGTCTCACCTTCCATCACGTGCGACGTTATATCTTCATCGGACTCCAGAAGTTCAAGTAACTGTGCGTCGATGTTTTCCAGTTGCGTCAATTTCCGCTTGAGAGTTTCTAATGCAATGGTTGCTTTCAGGACATCTTGTTTTTCGACGTGGGTTTTCGCATCCCCTAGAATTTTTGTCGCCACTCCACGGTTTGCCGTTCTGCTGGCTTTCTGCTTTTTCAAAGAATCAGACATCTCGGATTCAGACTCGGATTTCACGTAGCAGTTTTCTCAGTTCTACAACTCTACGGCTCGAGGGACCATGTAAACGCCTTCCCTGTTAGACTACGAACGACGAAACGACTGTATTAGAAGACGTCTAGTTTATTTCTCACCCACAGTACAGGGCTCAACAGTATAAATACTTGTGTTCAATGATGTGTAAATCACAAACTGCTTTAACATATAAAAGAGAATTCATGCTTGAAATGGTATACACTGAATACAGTTAAATCCAGATTACAGCATTACAGTATTCACTATTATAGTATTCACACCAATATCAGCCCATCCTTTTTTCCAGGACGCAAACTGCGGATAGTGTCAATAACTGTTGTTGTtccattttttattttaatcaGCTGCCATTTTTTACATTCGATTCATATCCTATACTCCATTTCGTAAGATCCATGCTTATTTTATAATCCATATCCAATGATCTTTGTATCATTAACTAAGTTGATAACGTTGCAAGCTCGTCAGCAAGAATACTGAATTTAAAAGCGACTGCGAATAATCTTTATACTTGTGTGCTTCTCTCCGAGAATGCAATTTGATGTCTCGCGCCTTCTTATGGGGTGGCATTTCGCACCCTAAGCGCCTAAATTTTTATCGCGATTAAGCGCTTTTTGTTTTAATCATTTATGGCTGCATTCAAAACGCTTAATATGTCTACAACTTTTAGATCAACAATATTTGCTATCACATGATCATCTCAATATCCATTCACTACACATggataattgaataattaacgattatttgatatattttagaattttgatcgatctataaatcttttttatagATGAAGATTCCCTGCATTTTTTGTCTGATATATCCAAGTCACAATGTATCTGTAAGTTTGACAAGATGACTTCTACATTTTAACCGATTTGTTTTCATACATATATTGACTTATACATATTATCTATATGGTAGTTGATGAGTCTCTTGACTTCATGTCTGATGTTTCGGAACTTTACGGACGAggtaattgaaatattcaactcTACGTATTCCCCTTCCAATGCATTTTTGAgcaattaaaaaaacaacgttTGAAATTCTGGTTTTCTGAAGCTTTTCAGGATGACATTCATATCGAAGGGAAAAACGACACAATGACAGAGAAATCTAAACGGAAATTTCTCCCAGGTATCACGCAGCATTAAAACcatgaataaattatctttatgaaatatatgtacGTAGAATTATGAGTaaaaaactaatatttatGAAATCTCCCTTTAATAGGTGTAAGTAGTACACCTAAGAAATGCAAGAGACATAGAGAGGACAAGAATCAGACAACTAATATGTCCCCGTCATCTACAATATGTGAAACAAGAGGTAAATATAAAAGCTCTGAGATGattgtttttctatttttgcaTAACAGTTATTAGAAAAGTTTTACTTGCTTTGCAGAGCGTAATGTGTATTCATTTACAGACGACGAAAATGCAGATGATTCAATCCCGATACTTTCAGCTATCGGACAAGGAACTATACTGCGTAAGGCTGTAATAATTTCTGGGCTTCAAATGCAATCTTTCGATTTTATAGTTATAGTAGATCTAATGATGATGTGAAATGGGATTATATTTTAAGACAATAACGTGCATTCATTAACTGATGTTGAAGAAAACACTGATTGTGTTAGCTCGGGTGCCTCAAGTATCGACCACCAATGTGCAGATCTAGGTGAGTTCCGTAATCAATACAGCAATTCAGAATTGTTATTGTATGTAGACTGACATAAAGACAGGCCTATGAGACACTCGTTTGTCCGATAGCACAATAGAAAACCGACgagtatttcaaaataaccTTAATCAATATAATCAGGGAAGTGTAAACACGACTCTCATTACACTTCCCTGATATAATAGAGTAAAATACCAATGCgtaaacaaaattgaaaattcataactCATATATAAACTGGTGTTAGTAATACAAACACCATTGTTTGGATTTCATTTGCCTAGTCTGtataagaaaatgaaaatgacaatAACGAAAGCATAATAAGgaataattactaattacgaTATCATTTTAATTCTAGCGCTAcgagtttttttttagttgATTGGATTCGATAAcaattaatgtatttttcattgaaaaaagtaTAAGTGGTTTTGTACCAAGAGGGATACATATTTATAGGgtatttttacctgttacTGAATGTAATACTTGAACAACTTTTCAGAACGTGACACAATGTATCAACTGCAAAATGACCACATTATAGATGAGAATGCCACTGGAGTAAATGTGATAATACCGCATATTGTAAAgaagaatattgaaatcaagGCTAAACGTAATTTTCTTGAGACTAATTCTTTTCCTTTTCATCAAacgtttcatatttttgaatagATGTTTGATATTTGCCAACAACATTTTTCAGGACCGAGCGAAAGCCAATTGGACCGCAAGACAAGCGATGTTGTTATATCTGACGCATTGAGATCCTGTTGTAAAGAGTATTGCACTCTTCATTTTACAGTCGCAGAAACGAAAGCCATTAGGACTAGATTCTGGAGCCTCTCTATTGAAATGCGACATGAGCTGATCACATTTGCTGGCCAATCAAATGTATCAATGCAACATCAACAAACACGAAGAAGATTTATCGTTAACGGTCAccaaatttgtttttctgcGTGGTGTAGTATTTATGGAATCAGTAGAATGACTTTCTACCGCATAGCCGCTATATCTAATCTGACAACCGGGCGTGGAATTAGCAACACTACACAGTTTGCGATAACGTGGTTACAAAGGGAACTCAGTTTACGGGCAGAATATGCCCCCGATAAAGATGAGGCTTGGTTGCCACGGGCTTATGACAAGAGCGATCTTTACAAACTTTACGTTGAGGAATGTAATGGCAAAAATTTTGACAATTAGCGAAATCTTCTTTCTACCGTTTATGGAAAGATAAATTCTTCTTCGTCAAGAAAAGAAAAGTATATATTGGTCTAGTTAGAAATTTTGACGCAAATGTTTACATGATATCGATGATGTTAAAatgatcaaattcaaatttttaggGAAATCAATTTTCGAAATGTTCTACCTGCGTTGAGATCGCAAGAAACATACAAACTTGCCACATGAGTGAGAAAGACAGATGGAAGAAACTTAAAGATTCACACATTCAAGCTGTGATGTATGTTAACTTAATGTCATAAAAAAACAATCTAATCTGCTAAACTATTCGGTTACAAATAGTTATCATTACATTcaataatgaattcatttattttcaggcTGGAAAGATACGCATACAACATGCGGAAAAAGATGGCCATCGAAGAGCCTCAAGAATATCTCAGCTTGATAATTGATGGaatgtatcaaaataaaacatgcaTTCCACACTTTGTTGGCCCCAGGTCAAAGGTATGAGGgctatgaatatttcaaagcCGTTTCGCAATAATTTTCAACAACgaaatctattgttttttaatggaaAATCTATGTTTATTGTTAGGAAATGTCTGCTGCCGAAGTTTTGAAGACTCATGTCACCGGTGTAATTAGCCATGGCCATAATTTTCGCAAGTGCTACGTCGACGTGTTACAATACAAACACGATTCAAATCTCACAATAAATATCCTGGTGAAAACGTTATGGAAATTATCGCAGGTGACACATGTTCTTAATTTAGCATGATAATAATAGGAGTTATAAATTTTGAAC
This window harbors:
- the LOC141907762 gene encoding uncharacterized protein LOC141907762, whose protein sequence is MSDSLKKQKASRTANRGVATKILGDAKTHVEKQDVLKATIALETLKRKLTQLENIDAQLLELLESDEDITSHVMEGETYLSGLFGEIMTYSKSIEKLTKTESTPKRYTSDIQKSTLPKLQLPKFDGNILNWQTFWGLFDAAVHSSSSFSDVEKFAYLKCQLLGEAKGCIDGLPLTEENYRTAIKLLKQRFGQSQKIEQGYLRALLEISPPSNDHVSLRHFYDQTESYIRHLESVGRSPSSYGSLLVPIMLEKLPLNFRRTIARSCNKLHSDWSLDELRCAILEELQIFESCDKFNEVSSSKLACDADVTSLLTNAKSVNPRKTYQSQRFSREKRKFCIFCTNSAHFSSDCPTVTDIQQRLKLVREARRCFNCLGDHLVKDCKSSGRCRFCSKKHHSSLCFTREKTHQLRTQGIISPTPEIKPSNYGNIVLPESRDAPGDSTIITQTEPKQPTLSVNHYNCTDSSVYESSNNHSVQASSVLLKTAVARIAGQNESKICNILFDDGSQRTFVSRKVVDSLDLEIYARYSLKVSAFSSNSQIRYFDVVDIRVHCIDGSTVTIQALVIDEITEPLLVPASTVEIPEFKGLTLAHSIDHSENFEVELLIGADFYYQFICDEIIRTKSGPIALKSKLGYLIAGPVDLSLFHSINVLINLTSQPDSSDFWSLESIGIMPECTHDSDQKFLDNYCSNYIDKERDNRYQAKFPWREDHPPLPTNYNAVTNRTRGTLQRLARTPDMLRVYSNIISDQLEKGFIEKVSDSELSNLNDCLDSGPSLLNELTSILLRFRFFDVGLAADIEKAFLQIGLHPKDRDATRFFWLSNADDANSKFEIYRFKRVLFGATSSPFILNSTVLHHLKQNRNETSSNLSKNIYVDNVLTSVPSEADAKTYYTQSRKILADGRFNLRSWSSNSEETRKLAGIDGVLENSLTIDSLGIRWDTDRDTLSLKPKFIDADVPLTKRVVIQNLSKIYDPLGLITPLTIKAKIFAQNLWRQNFDWDTPLPSDLCQQWKQIASELNVVSDFHIPRCYFHNRDSNRIELHTFADASKMA